From Ignatzschineria sp. RMDPL8A, a single genomic window includes:
- a CDS encoding ferric reductase-like transmembrane domain-containing protein: MKTRNVLVGIGLLSVGVWLINLWLYPYGQMNVWNMRNELVFLTGILAYSMMGLIMVLALRPKLLEPMFDGLDKMYHLHKWAGIWAIIFAIAHYLIRESKGILLLFFEKGGKKGAGGNIDLPWFFEWLRSFKGDAKDIGEIMVWVLAAVLVITLCRKIPYHIWRYTHKLMGVIFIAIAFHTIVLSPPTFWTQPVGWLFAVITVVGVVASVISLFGWIGKKHQHAGKILNITRHENDLIEIDCELKGEWHHKAGQYAFLNHRYFSGAHPFTISSADCGNDCVRFSIKDLGDGTHRLFTHAKVGDPIRVEGPYGEFILENASSPHQVWIGGGIGCTPFTAWLEQLSREVEGKTEYHAPKVDFYYCIKNESEAHLLPRLEALCDSLPNVTLHPHLSDEMGYLTADKLPIKTGKEDVEVWFCGPVGFANALKQGLKGKGFNTEKRFHQENFAMR; encoded by the coding sequence ATGAAAACTCGGAATGTGTTAGTTGGAATTGGTCTGCTCTCTGTGGGAGTGTGGCTAATTAATTTATGGCTTTACCCCTATGGGCAGATGAATGTATGGAATATGCGCAATGAGCTCGTTTTTTTAACGGGGATTTTGGCCTATTCGATGATGGGGCTCATTATGGTGTTGGCGCTTCGCCCCAAACTACTCGAGCCGATGTTTGATGGACTCGATAAGATGTATCACCTCCATAAATGGGCGGGAATCTGGGCGATTATTTTTGCGATCGCGCACTATTTAATTCGTGAAAGTAAAGGCATTTTGCTCCTCTTTTTTGAGAAAGGCGGTAAAAAAGGTGCCGGCGGTAATATCGATCTTCCTTGGTTTTTTGAGTGGTTACGCTCGTTTAAAGGTGACGCAAAAGATATCGGGGAGATTATGGTTTGGGTGCTTGCAGCGGTTCTTGTGATCACGCTCTGCCGTAAAATTCCCTATCATATCTGGCGCTATACTCATAAATTGATGGGCGTTATTTTCATCGCCATCGCGTTTCATACCATTGTGCTCTCACCGCCAACCTTTTGGACACAACCGGTGGGCTGGCTCTTTGCGGTGATTACTGTTGTGGGTGTAGTGGCTTCAGTGATTTCACTCTTTGGCTGGATCGGTAAAAAACATCAACATGCAGGAAAAATCTTAAATATTACCCGTCATGAAAATGATCTGATTGAGATCGATTGTGAACTTAAAGGCGAGTGGCATCATAAAGCAGGGCAATACGCATTCTTAAATCACCGTTATTTTAGTGGCGCGCACCCCTTTACCATCTCATCGGCGGATTGTGGCAACGATTGCGTACGCTTCTCGATTAAAGATTTAGGCGATGGCACTCATAGACTCTTTACCCATGCGAAAGTGGGCGATCCGATCCGTGTGGAAGGGCCTTATGGGGAATTTATTTTAGAAAATGCGTCGAGCCCTCATCAAGTGTGGATCGGCGGCGGAATTGGTTGTACGCCCTTTACCGCATGGCTTGAGCAGTTAAGTCGTGAAGTGGAAGGAAAAACGGAATATCACGCGCCAAAAGTAGACTTTTACTACTGCATTAAAAATGAATCAGAAGCCCATCTTTTACCCCGATTAGAAGCGCTGTGTGATTCGCTTCCGAATGTAACGCTTCACCCGCATTTAAGCGATGAAATGGGTTATCTCACCGCAGATAAACTACCGATTAAAACCGGCAAAGAGGATGTTGAAGTGTGGTTTTGTGGCCCGGTTGGGTTTGCTAATGCCCTTAAACAAGGTTTGAAAGGTAAAGGCTTTAATACGGAAAAACGCTTCCATCAAGAAAACTTCGCGATGCGATAA
- the hemB gene encoding porphobilinogen synthase, producing the protein MSETITPLHRPRRMRRNTAIRQLVQENFFDLNDLIAPIFIEENLEEKVAIQTLPGIYRYPETDLAKEILELKALGIRYVMPFGISHHKDDEGSDTWNDDGLLARMIRTIRETAPEMVIIPDICFCEYTSHGHCGIVHEGCVDNDKTIANLAKQAVTAAKAGADILAPSAMMDGQVAAIREALDEAGYEHVGILAHAIKFSSAFYGPFREAVNSELSGNRNGYQADYANGRQAMIEAELDEAEGADILMVKPGTPYLDLLARLRERTDLPLASYQVGGEYAAIKFAAQAGALNEKQIVVETLIGFKRAGADMIVSYYTKEVAEWLKNGEIDSLSH; encoded by the coding sequence ATGAGTGAAACCATCACCCCGTTACATCGTCCTCGTCGCATGCGTCGTAATACGGCGATTCGTCAATTGGTGCAAGAAAACTTTTTTGATCTCAACGACCTCATCGCTCCGATCTTTATCGAAGAGAATTTAGAGGAAAAGGTCGCGATTCAAACGCTTCCGGGCATCTATCGTTATCCTGAAACCGATCTTGCCAAAGAGATTTTAGAGCTGAAAGCGCTCGGCATTCGTTACGTTATGCCTTTTGGAATTTCGCATCATAAAGATGATGAGGGCAGTGATACGTGGAATGATGATGGCCTACTTGCGCGCATGATCCGTACTATCCGTGAAACGGCGCCTGAAATGGTGATTATCCCTGATATCTGTTTCTGTGAATATACCTCGCATGGCCATTGCGGTATCGTGCATGAGGGTTGCGTGGATAATGATAAAACCATCGCCAATTTAGCCAAACAAGCGGTCACAGCAGCGAAAGCGGGCGCGGATATTTTAGCTCCTTCAGCGATGATGGATGGGCAGGTTGCCGCCATTCGTGAAGCACTTGATGAAGCGGGTTACGAGCACGTGGGCATTTTAGCGCACGCCATTAAATTCTCATCGGCATTTTACGGGCCTTTCCGTGAAGCGGTCAACTCAGAGCTTAGCGGCAATCGTAACGGCTACCAAGCGGATTATGCAAACGGTCGTCAAGCGATGATTGAAGCGGAACTTGATGAAGCGGAAGGCGCGGATATCTTAATGGTTAAACCGGGCACGCCGTACCTTGATCTCTTAGCACGTCTTCGTGAGCGTACCGATCTTCCCCTTGCCTCTTACCAAGTCGGCGGTGAGTATGCTGCGATTAAATTTGCCGCACAAGCCGGTGCTCTCAATGAGAAACAGATTGTGGTGGAGACCTTAATTGGGTTTAAACGTGCGGGCGCGGATATGATTGTGAGCTACTACACCAAAGAAGTGGCAGAATGGCTTAAAAATGGCGAGATCGATAGCTTGAGTCACTAA
- a CDS encoding FAD-binding oxidoreductase, with protein sequence MKTIKRLPRLDGKIGWVRTSPYHNRNSQTARFEKPKGLKSPYDYAIIGAGFTGISLAIELAKREPEASILLLDALRVGEGSSGRNAGFIIDVPHTLKLDQKALEKSSMIHRLNLFAIKRLEYYKNLGKIECGWQQAGKYLAAHEEKNEPRLRPFMTMLEKLNLPFEYIEGNRLNQRLGTSYYRSAVYTPDNILVNPAALIRGIATLLPENVHLFEETPVTEIEYNSPHTLYTRAGRFCAHVMIQTNSGYIEELGKLKNTLVPCFTYASLTKPLPKSVKEHYFNAIKPWGITSAHPAGTTVRFTHDDRIFIRNKFDYEPKMRSSREFLKYARHMHIKSFKARFPFLGNPDFDYTWGGQVTLTRDLTPLFTKLDDNVYAIMSCNGVGVARGTYLGYYMADLLHNIESPELRFLMNEGKRKPIPIKPLTSIGANLRFFYEEYSAQGDI encoded by the coding sequence ATGAAGACCATTAAGCGCTTGCCTCGCCTCGATGGAAAAATTGGCTGGGTTCGCACCTCGCCCTATCACAATCGCAACAGTCAAACCGCTCGATTTGAGAAGCCCAAAGGCCTTAAATCGCCGTACGATTATGCGATTATTGGCGCGGGATTTACCGGGATATCGCTCGCCATTGAGCTTGCGAAACGTGAGCCGGAAGCGTCGATTTTACTGCTGGATGCGCTTCGCGTTGGTGAGGGGAGTTCTGGGCGAAATGCAGGGTTTATCATCGATGTACCGCATACCTTAAAGCTCGATCAAAAAGCGCTTGAAAAGAGCTCGATGATTCACCGCTTAAATCTCTTTGCGATTAAACGGCTCGAATATTATAAAAATCTTGGCAAGATCGAATGTGGCTGGCAACAAGCCGGGAAATATCTCGCGGCCCATGAAGAAAAAAATGAACCTCGTCTTCGCCCCTTTATGACAATGCTCGAAAAGCTCAATCTTCCATTTGAATATATTGAGGGCAACAGACTCAATCAGCGGCTCGGCACGAGCTATTATCGCTCCGCCGTCTATACGCCGGATAATATTTTAGTTAACCCTGCGGCGCTCATTCGTGGCATTGCAACGCTCTTACCGGAGAATGTGCATCTGTTTGAAGAGACGCCGGTAACGGAGATCGAATATAATTCACCCCATACGCTCTATACTCGCGCGGGACGCTTTTGCGCCCATGTGATGATCCAAACCAATAGCGGCTATATTGAGGAGCTCGGCAAACTCAAAAATACGCTCGTCCCCTGCTTTACCTATGCGAGCCTGACAAAACCGCTGCCTAAAAGCGTCAAAGAGCACTATTTTAACGCGATCAAACCTTGGGGAATTACCTCCGCGCATCCTGCGGGTACTACCGTTCGGTTTACCCACGATGATCGGATTTTTATCCGCAATAAATTTGATTATGAGCCAAAAATGCGCAGCAGCCGAGAGTTTTTAAAATATGCACGCCACATGCACATAAAAAGTTTTAAAGCCCGCTTTCCTTTTTTAGGTAACCCTGATTTTGATTACACTTGGGGCGGACAGGTAACGCTGACTCGCGACCTTACCCCGCTCTTTACCAAGCTCGATGACAACGTGTATGCCATTATGAGCTGTAATGGCGTCGGCGTCGCACGGGGGACCTATCTTGGCTACTATATGGCCGATCTTTTACACAATATTGAGAGCCCCGAACTGCGCTTTTTAATGAATGAAGGGAAACGAAAACCGATCCCCATTAAACCGCTTACCTCCATTGGTGCCAATCTTCGCTTTTTTTATGAAGAATACAGCGCTCAAGGGGACATTTAA
- the leuE gene encoding leucine efflux protein LeuE, producing the protein MFENLGIFDIEHYVLAALAIILVPGPNSIFVLTTAIKKGVKKGYQAALGVFFGDSLIMLAVYIGIAAFINEHPELMLTPMRYFSAGFLFFLAAQILYGTYGKSFLERRNSAKIPSTEIPADNPSNPDNRSELQFKTLNKERNPFLKAVLLSLTNPKALLFFFVFFHKFIDPSFTPTYLPFLILASILMLISVSYLSALIFGGSALMQFVKGHAWLGTVGNTLVALIFLLFSYQILTTHLVV; encoded by the coding sequence ATGTTTGAAAATTTAGGCATTTTTGATATTGAGCATTACGTTTTAGCCGCCCTTGCGATTATTTTAGTCCCCGGCCCCAATTCGATTTTCGTTCTCACCACCGCGATAAAAAAAGGGGTTAAAAAGGGCTATCAAGCCGCTCTGGGCGTCTTTTTTGGGGATTCGCTCATTATGCTTGCGGTCTATATCGGCATTGCTGCCTTTATCAATGAACACCCTGAGCTCATGCTAACGCCGATGCGCTACTTTAGTGCCGGCTTTCTCTTCTTTTTAGCCGCGCAAATTCTCTATGGCACCTATGGAAAATCTTTCTTAGAGCGCCGTAACAGCGCAAAAATCCCGTCAACTGAGATTCCCGCTGACAATCCTAGTAATCCTGATAATCGCTCAGAACTGCAATTTAAAACCCTTAACAAAGAACGCAACCCCTTTCTAAAAGCGGTATTACTGAGCCTGACTAATCCCAAAGCACTGCTCTTTTTCTTTGTCTTTTTCCATAAATTTATCGACCCCAGTTTCACCCCAACCTATCTGCCCTTTCTTATTTTAGCGTCGATCTTGATGCTCATTAGCGTAAGCTATCTCTCAGCACTTATTTTTGGTGGCTCGGCATTAATGCAATTTGTTAAGGGACACGCGTGGCTTGGAACTGTTGGCAATACGCTAGTAGCGCTCATTTTCTTGCTCTTTTCGTATCAAATTTTAACGACTCATCTAGTTGTGTAA
- the folD gene encoding bifunctional methylenetetrahydrofolate dehydrogenase/methenyltetrahydrofolate cyclohydrolase FolD, which produces MATIIDGKAFAADLRETLKTQVAELEAKHSITPGLSVILVGEDPASQVYVRNKEKFAKECGFNSVTYRKPADITEEELLSLIDDLNNDPSVHGILVQLPISKHLNEERVLNSIDPLKDVDGFHPINIGQLSIGKPNLIPCTPLGSLLLLQDKLGKDLSGKHAVIVGRSNIVGKPMMQLLLSQNCTVTVAHSRTKNTKELCQAADIVVAAVGVPELIKGDWIKKGATVIDVGINRIETAEGKTRLVGDVEFAGASENAEFITPVPGGVGPMTIACLLRNTVTAMCMQNKIDDPNKL; this is translated from the coding sequence ATGGCGACAATTATTGATGGAAAAGCCTTTGCAGCTGATCTTCGTGAAACCCTTAAAACCCAAGTGGCCGAGCTTGAAGCAAAGCACTCGATCACGCCCGGTCTATCGGTGATTTTAGTGGGCGAAGACCCTGCGAGCCAGGTCTATGTACGCAATAAAGAGAAATTTGCCAAAGAGTGTGGCTTCAATTCAGTCACCTATCGTAAACCAGCGGATATCACCGAAGAAGAGCTCTTAAGCTTGATCGATGATCTCAATAATGATCCGAGCGTTCACGGGATTTTAGTGCAGCTTCCGATCTCAAAACACCTCAATGAAGAGCGCGTGTTAAACAGTATCGATCCACTTAAAGATGTCGATGGCTTCCACCCGATCAATATCGGCCAGCTCTCCATCGGTAAACCCAATTTAATTCCCTGCACCCCACTTGGCTCACTTCTGTTACTGCAAGATAAATTAGGTAAAGATCTTTCTGGCAAACATGCGGTGATCGTTGGGCGTTCAAACATCGTCGGCAAACCAATGATGCAGCTATTACTGTCGCAAAACTGTACGGTAACCGTAGCGCACTCACGCACCAAAAATACCAAAGAGCTCTGCCAAGCGGCGGATATCGTCGTGGCGGCTGTCGGCGTGCCGGAACTCATTAAAGGCGACTGGATCAAAAAAGGCGCAACCGTCATTGATGTGGGCATTAACCGCATTGAAACCGCTGAAGGAAAAACTCGTTTAGTGGGTGACGTTGAATTTGCAGGCGCAAGTGAAAATGCAGAATTTATCACTCCTGTTCCCGGCGGCGTTGGCCCGATGACAATCGCGTGTCTCCTTCGCAATACCGTCACCGCGATGTGCATGCAAAATAAGATCGACGATCCTAACAAACTTTAA
- the rapZ gene encoding RNase adapter RapZ, protein MIQLLIVSGLSGSGKSIALQTLEDEGFYCVDNLPLSFLELFLDKITENHNMRKLAIGLDARGFPEDLEGSDDILNRIRDNPNFAVKLLFLQASNEVLLKRYGATRRKHPLANKRQALLDAILYERTFLEPILKRADVILDTSFLNVHELRSTLISQLLNQRNRLIIQIQSFGFKNGPPLDADFMFDARCLTNPHWNRELRDFTGLDEPVIEFFNTKADILDYYQDIRQFFFKWIPTIEKGTRAYLSIAIGCTGGQHRSVYLAKRLHDELSEHDYLVTLKHRELSR, encoded by the coding sequence ATGATTCAATTGTTGATTGTCAGCGGTCTTTCAGGTTCAGGAAAATCGATCGCTCTGCAAACGCTCGAAGACGAAGGGTTTTACTGTGTCGATAACCTGCCCTTAAGTTTTTTGGAGCTTTTTTTAGATAAGATCACCGAAAATCACAATATGCGTAAACTCGCAATTGGGCTTGATGCTCGCGGTTTTCCGGAAGATCTCGAGGGCTCGGATGATATTCTCAATCGCATTCGCGATAATCCCAATTTCGCCGTCAAACTGCTCTTTTTGCAAGCCTCCAATGAGGTTTTATTAAAACGATATGGTGCAACCCGGCGAAAACATCCGCTTGCCAATAAACGCCAAGCGCTCCTCGATGCAATTCTCTATGAACGCACCTTTTTAGAACCGATTTTAAAACGCGCCGATGTCATTCTCGACACCTCGTTTTTAAATGTTCACGAGCTTCGCAGCACCCTGATTTCTCAGCTATTAAATCAGCGCAATCGCCTCATTATTCAGATTCAATCCTTTGGGTTTAAAAATGGTCCGCCTTTAGATGCGGATTTTATGTTTGATGCGCGATGCCTCACCAATCCCCATTGGAATCGTGAACTTCGGGATTTTACTGGGCTTGATGAGCCGGTCATCGAATTTTTTAACACCAAAGCGGATATCCTCGATTATTACCAAGACATTCGCCAGTTCTTTTTCAAATGGATTCCCACCATTGAGAAAGGCACGCGCGCTTATCTCTCCATTGCCATCGGCTGTACCGGCGGGCAACATCGCTCCGTCTATCTCGCAAAACGCCTGCATGATGAGCTAAGCGAACACGATTATTTAGTCACTCTCAAACACCGAGAGCTCTCCCGTTAA
- the recC gene encoding exodeoxyribonuclease V subunit gamma has product MSLTVYHSNHLDILKSIVGHIMMNDPLESPFEKEYLLIQNFGMAKWLQTEIASELGILTQCEFLLPSKMLSNLCDELLENSEHFRQNLSQDKLFWPLVSIIFNIDQNDPDFDAISSYIRCDDPTLRLKKSVSLAKEISAVFDKYIVYRPDWIAAWDRGETVDELPPLHAIWQQKLWREVMRFLNYPTHFGNIKPLLEARLDDPIYMEPLKTKLPKRLFIIGLTSLPPLFLDLLMCFKEYIDIHLFFNNPSQFYWGDVTKYYTELSLGRENFFDESVNDDILSPFTPEEPDEHWQEFAGHPLLASLGKVGRDHLKILQQYPEQREIEAFSEPEPSSLLHHLQYTIFNLLPPHETDKWTFDLSDRSLEIHTAYSPLREIEALYDQLLHLFNQDPTLKPSEIVVMTPDIEKYAPLIEAVFGEGMANRHNAIPYSISDISLRHSEPLLDGFLTLLTLPTLTFKTSEILPLLKLPEVMEKYGFTERDFDLISYWIEEAFIRFGIDHHHLETLGFGDDPRHTWLWGLKRMLLGYATHDETLIHGHLPYLDIKGMDALLLGKLTAFIDHLIKWREALEAPRPLIEWQTIIAPLWNDFFADPDPQQSGSSDQKLTFILNAWNDIIEAGIKSGIEETFEIETLRRLLEERLIDEKPIQNFIQGKVTFCSFVPMRAIPFKVVAMIGLNQEDFPKSTLYHDFDLIQFKPYPGDRTRHSDDRYLFLEAMMSASEKLYLSYIGHSIQDNSERLPSLLIDDLFNYLKAVTILPEGKTLDELLITHHPMAPYNPELYQEGARNQSFQDRWIQHAERSFLTPTEFPPYDFEHLTLGELIHFYQDPTAHFAQKRLELRSLRERSILPSDDENFTAPTGLTRYLYRREVLDRLLAAPFDDIELKEYAYGELKHYYHHKGYLPKYAFEDFAWNELIAPLLELALTIKKSTNPIITEKEMRYQLTPPSPMISMREAREKLHPDTLPKPSEITLLLPLPELNQKREILWDVGEMSLKRSIRAYFYHLAQSLFEPDCMTTIYTLSRNQVKSHSLMPLELPHETLEHFIEGYYLGMSSPIPSLSPTAKDLERIKNIYLLLDENQLTDFKAINPLTKDDITDLFSQHPTLFEAFRLLKNLFSYEGLERRLYSDDDPRALLRYILFYQHYMIPIEEAINEDK; this is encoded by the coding sequence ATGAGTCTTACCGTCTACCATTCCAATCATCTTGATATCTTAAAATCGATCGTCGGACATATTATGATGAACGATCCGCTTGAGAGTCCTTTTGAGAAAGAATACCTCTTAATCCAGAACTTTGGGATGGCAAAATGGTTGCAGACTGAGATCGCCTCTGAACTTGGAATTTTGACGCAATGTGAGTTTTTGCTTCCGTCTAAAATGCTCAGTAATCTCTGTGACGAACTTCTCGAAAACAGCGAACATTTCCGTCAGAATCTCTCTCAAGATAAACTATTTTGGCCGTTAGTGTCCATTATTTTTAATATTGATCAAAATGATCCCGATTTCGATGCAATTTCCAGTTATATTCGCTGTGACGATCCCACACTTCGCTTAAAAAAATCGGTCTCACTCGCAAAAGAGATCTCCGCTGTATTTGATAAATATATTGTCTATCGTCCCGATTGGATTGCCGCGTGGGATCGAGGTGAAACGGTGGATGAACTGCCCCCTCTCCATGCCATTTGGCAACAAAAGCTCTGGCGTGAGGTGATGCGTTTTCTCAATTATCCGACCCACTTTGGAAACATTAAACCGCTCCTTGAAGCGCGCCTTGATGATCCTATCTATATGGAGCCGCTTAAAACAAAGCTCCCTAAACGCCTCTTTATTATTGGACTTACCTCGCTACCGCCGCTCTTTTTAGACCTTTTAATGTGCTTTAAAGAGTATATCGATATCCATCTCTTTTTTAATAATCCGTCGCAATTTTATTGGGGCGATGTAACGAAGTATTACACCGAGCTGTCGCTTGGGCGTGAAAATTTCTTCGATGAGAGCGTCAACGACGATATTCTCTCCCCGTTTACCCCAGAAGAGCCCGATGAACATTGGCAAGAGTTTGCCGGCCATCCGCTCCTTGCCTCCCTTGGGAAAGTCGGGCGCGATCATCTTAAAATCTTGCAACAATATCCTGAACAGCGTGAGATTGAAGCCTTTAGTGAGCCCGAGCCCTCATCGCTCCTGCATCATCTGCAATATACGATTTTCAATCTACTGCCGCCTCACGAAACCGATAAATGGACCTTTGATCTGAGCGATCGCTCCCTTGAAATTCACACCGCCTATAGTCCGCTCCGTGAAATTGAGGCGCTCTACGATCAACTCCTTCATCTATTTAATCAAGACCCGACACTTAAACCGAGTGAAATTGTGGTAATGACGCCAGATATCGAAAAATACGCGCCACTCATTGAGGCCGTATTTGGTGAAGGGATGGCCAATCGCCATAACGCAATTCCCTACTCCATCTCCGACATTAGCCTTCGCCATAGTGAACCGCTACTCGATGGATTTTTAACGCTGCTCACCCTACCGACGCTCACCTTTAAAACTAGCGAAATTTTACCGCTGCTTAAACTGCCCGAGGTGATGGAAAAATATGGCTTTACCGAACGGGATTTTGATCTTATTAGTTATTGGATTGAAGAGGCGTTTATTCGCTTTGGCATTGATCATCACCACCTTGAAACCCTCGGATTTGGCGATGATCCACGCCACACTTGGCTCTGGGGCTTAAAACGGATGCTCCTTGGCTACGCAACCCACGATGAGACGCTCATTCACGGGCATCTTCCCTATCTCGATATTAAGGGAATGGACGCGCTGCTCCTTGGGAAGCTCACCGCCTTTATTGATCACCTCATTAAATGGCGTGAAGCGCTGGAAGCGCCCCGTCCGCTCATTGAGTGGCAGACGATTATTGCCCCGCTCTGGAATGATTTTTTCGCCGATCCTGATCCGCAACAAAGTGGCAGTAGCGACCAAAAACTCACCTTTATCTTAAATGCGTGGAATGACATTATTGAGGCCGGCATTAAAAGTGGTATTGAGGAAACCTTTGAGATTGAGACCCTCCGCAGGCTTCTCGAAGAGCGATTAATTGATGAAAAACCGATTCAAAACTTTATCCAAGGGAAGGTGACCTTCTGCTCCTTTGTGCCGATGCGCGCGATCCCCTTTAAAGTGGTGGCGATGATTGGGCTCAACCAGGAAGATTTCCCGAAATCGACGCTCTATCACGATTTTGATCTTATTCAATTTAAGCCCTATCCCGGCGACCGGACGCGCCACAGCGATGACCGCTATCTCTTTTTGGAAGCGATGATGTCGGCCTCGGAAAAGCTCTATTTAAGCTACATCGGCCACTCCATCCAAGACAATAGCGAGCGTCTGCCCTCGCTTTTAATTGATGATCTTTTTAATTATCTCAAAGCGGTGACCATTTTGCCGGAAGGAAAAACCCTCGATGAACTGCTCATTACCCATCACCCGATGGCACCTTATAATCCCGAGCTCTACCAAGAAGGCGCGCGCAATCAAAGTTTCCAAGATCGTTGGATCCAGCATGCGGAGCGCTCATTTTTAACGCCGACGGAATTTCCGCCCTATGATTTTGAACATTTAACGCTTGGGGAACTTATTCACTTTTACCAAGATCCCACCGCGCATTTTGCGCAAAAACGCCTAGAACTTCGCTCATTGCGTGAACGTTCTATTTTGCCAAGCGATGATGAAAACTTCACCGCGCCAACGGGATTAACCCGCTATCTCTATCGCCGAGAAGTGCTCGACCGCCTTCTTGCTGCGCCTTTTGACGATATTGAGCTAAAGGAATATGCCTACGGCGAGCTGAAACACTATTATCATCATAAGGGCTATCTGCCAAAATATGCCTTTGAAGATTTTGCGTGGAACGAGCTGATTGCGCCCCTTTTAGAGCTTGCGCTCACCATCAAAAAGAGCACCAATCCCATCATCACCGAAAAAGAGATGCGCTATCAATTAACGCCGCCCTCACCGATGATCTCAATGCGGGAAGCGCGCGAAAAACTCCATCCCGATACTCTCCCGAAACCCTCTGAGATTACGCTTTTACTGCCGCTTCCAGAACTTAATCAAAAGCGGGAGATTTTATGGGACGTCGGTGAAATGAGTCTAAAGCGTTCAATCCGCGCCTACTTTTATCACCTTGCTCAATCGCTTTTTGAGCCCGATTGCATGACAACGATCTACACTTTAAGCCGCAATCAGGTGAAATCCCATTCGCTAATGCCCCTAGAGCTTCCCCATGAGACGCTTGAGCATTTTATTGAGGGCTATTATCTTGGCATGAGCTCGCCAATTCCAAGCCTTTCGCCCACCGCAAAGGACCTTGAGCGTATCAAAAATATTTATCTCCTACTTGATGAGAATCAGCTCACTGATTTTAAAGCGATTAATCCTCTCACAAAAGATGATATAACAGACCTATTCAGTCAACATCCGACGCTCTTTGAAGCGTTTCGCCTGCTGAAAAATCTTTTTAGCTACGAAGGACTTGAGCGCAGACTCTATTCCGATGATGATCCACGGGCGCTACTGCGCTACATTCTCTTCTATCAGCACTACATGATTCCAATTGAAGAGGCGATTAACGAAGATAAATAA